TCCATCTGAATCTTAGTTGAACTTATCTAGGGTCGTGCCACTGTTATCTCCCACCTTAGAGGATGGGAGTGTTACAGTGGCTAGACATCAGATAAAGAGAGAAAAATTCATGTTTAAAGTAATAACTATAAAAAAGAGAGGAAGATAACAATGAAAAAACGCAAATTGGGAAGTAGTGGTATTGAGATATCAGCAATTGGACTAGGATGTATGGGAATGGATCATGCTTATGGAAAACCAGCAGATCGTGCAGAGATGATTCAATTAATTCGCAAGGCAGTTGAATTAGGGTGTAATTTCTTTGATACAGCTGTTGTTTATGGTGAATCTAATGAAGAGTTATTAGGTGAAGCATTAGCTCCAGTGAGAGAGAAAGTTATAATTGCTACAAAATTTGGTATTACCGGTCAAGAAATTGTTGATGAAAAACCTCAAAATATCTTAGATAGTAGACCTGAATCTATTAGAGAACAAGTAAAAGGGTCTTTAAAAAGATTAAAGGTTGATTGTATTGATTTATATTATCAACATAGAGTTGATCCAAGAGTTGAACCTGAAGTTGTCGCGGGTGTAATGAAAGAATTAATGTCTGAAGGAAAAATCAAAACATGGGGATTATCAAATGCACCGATTGATTATATGAAGCGTGCTCATGGAGTATGTCCGTTATCAGCTATTGAGAATCAATATTCAATGGTGTGGAGAGAACCAGAAAAAGAATTGTTTGATTTATGTGAAGAATTAGGTATTTCATTTGTTGCTTATAGTCCTTTAGGTAATGGATTCTTAAGTGGTAAGTATACAAAGAATACAAAATATCAAGAAGGTGACTTCAGAAGTTTCATGGGAAGATTTAAACCTGAAGTTATGGAACACAATCAAGCATTATTAGATTTAATAGCAGAAGTCGCTGAAAGTAAAAATGCAACATCAGCACAAATCGTATTAGCTTGGGAATTGGCTCAAAAACCTTATATTATTCCGATTCCTGGTACAACAAAAATGCATAGGTTAGAAGAAAATCTGGGAGCTGATAATATAACATTAACGGAGAAAGAATTAGCTAGTATCAATGAAGCTTTGTCAAAAGTTGATATAGATGAAACACATTTTTAATTACAACTATTAGCAAAGGCATTCATAAAAGGAAAATGTAGGATTGTTTTTCATTAAGTTTAATCTACCATAGTTTGAATCTTTGGCTTGAAACTGATGAACGTATTGAGACTTCTATAAGGACGTAGCTTTTTCTATAATGAAGCTGCAATTAAAATTCTATGGTTTAATTTTTTATTGAGAAAGGAAGAAGAAAATGAAAAAAATAATAGTAATGATCTTATCGATTTCACTGCTTGTTTCAGTGAGTGGATTTTCAGGAAAAGCAACAGCAGCAGAAGTAAACAAAAATTCACAAGCACAAGCCACAAATAACCAAAGTTTGAGTATCAAGCAACAGAGTATAGTTCCAATCGCAGCGTTCACTGCAAATGGTGATTTAGAGAAGCTGAAGATAGCTTTGAACGAAGGGTTGGATTCTGGTTTAACTGTTAATGAAATCAAGGAAATTTTAGTGCAGATGTATGCATATGCGGGATTCCCTCGTAGTCTGAATGGTATTAGTACATTTAGGAGCGTTATGGAAGAACGCGAGCAAAAAGGAATAAAGGATGAGGTTGGCAAGGAAGCAAGCCCATTACCTGCCAATAAGAGCAGTGTAGAACTTGGAACTGAAATTCAGACTAGTCTGACAGGAATGCCTGCCAGTGGTGGAAATACTTTTGTTCCAGTTATAGATGATTTTTTTAAAGGGCATCTTTTCGGGGATATATTCGGACGAGATATACTAGATTTCCAAAGCAGAGAGATAGCTACCATTTCCGCGCTATCAAGTATTGAGGGCGTCAACCCACAGCTACAGGGTCATTTTAACGTTGGGTTTAATGTAGGATTGACTGAGGCACAGATGAGAAGCATAATATCTGTACTCGAAGCAAAAGTTGGCAAGAAACAGGCTGATAATGCGAGTGGAGTACTAAATAATGTTTTAATTAGCAGAGCAGCTAATGCTACAAATAAATAATCTAATTCATCTAGTAATACCTAATCTGAAAAGCTTGGAAAATTAATGTTTACGAAATTCCTGTGAAAACAAATAAAATATTTATAAGAATGGAAGAAAAATTATGAAGAAAATAAAAGATTTATTAGTATTAGCTATTACCCTGATAATTGCTGTTACATTAGTAGCTTGTAATAATAGCCAAAGAAGTGCAGGCAGCCAGGAAAGTGTTACACAAAAGGAAATTAAAACTACCGATACTAATGATAATGGAAATACTGAGACAGGAATAAAAGAAGCTAGTTCAACTACAAATGAGGAAAATGTGAAAGATTTAAGTGAAGGTGTAATTTTCCCAAAAGGTCAAAAAAATACTGATACGGAACATTTTGCTGGGGAAGAATGGGTTGAAATGCTGGTACCTAATGATGAAAATTTTAATTGCCCTACATTTAATGTAACTTTTAAACCAGGTGGAAGAAATAGTTGGCATAAACATCCAGGTGGTCAAATTCTGCTTGTTACTGGAGGAGAGGGATATTATCAGGAAGAAGGAAAGCCAGTACAGGTTCTTCATGCGGGGGATGTTGTAAAGATACCGCCGAATGTGAAACATTGGCATGGCGCTACACCGAATAGCTGGTTTACGCATATTGCGATGTTACCTAATATTGAAAAGGGAGGAGTCGAATGGCTAGAACCTGTAACTGATGAAGAATATAATAATTTAACATAAAATTAAGGTTGATAAGGAGAAGGGGTTAGTGAAATAGAACCAATCATCTTTTTTATCTTTTTCTCTTGCTTTAGAGTTAACTATAAGATGTACACTAATTTTATAAATAAATAAGAATTGGTGGAGGTTTTAGTGTTGCATAAAGCAACAATTTTCAATGAATAATTATTGAGTATCAAGGACAACCTTCAATTATAAGAATGGAGGTTGTTTTTGATTATGGATAAACTTGCAAATAGAAGTGTGTTTAGAAAATTAATTAAACTTATTGATGGGAATATTGGAAGAAAATTAAGAAAAGCGAATAATGAATATAAATACTCAAAGTGTTATACAGGTCGGGATCATATTCTAACAATGTTGTTTTTACAAATCTCCGGCTGTGATGGCTTAAGAGATATTAATGCTAAATATAAAAATTCATCGAAGATAAGTAAGGATTTCAACATGCCAAGTTATTCCCAAATATCTAGATTAAATAAGAGTAAGTCATCAGATTTATTTAGAAATGTTTTCGAAGAATTATTGGTAAAAGCTGATAAAGAAATGAATTCTTCAGTTAAAATAAAAAACTTTAAAGATATTAAAATAATAGATTCATCAGTAGTTAGTATAGGTAAGGGCTTAGCCCCTGAACTCTATTATGAAGATGAAAAATCTGCTATTAGAATTAGTACTCTTTTATCATTTGGAACTAAGTTACCTGATAAAATTAGCATCCGCCCTGCTAAAGTAGGAGAACGTAGTTGTATTGACGGCTATGTTAATTCGGATAAAAATATATATTTATTTGATAAGGGATATTTTAAGTACTCTTGGTATGATGAGATGAGTCATTATAATTATAAATTTATCACAAGACAACAAAGCAACTCTGTTACGGAGGAGTATTTATCCATTTATACTGGAGTAGATAATCTATATGATTATATTGTTACAATGGGGTCTGATTATAGTAAAAATAAAACTAAATATAAATATAGAGAGATTCTATATTTTACTAAGGACTCCGACGAAGAATTCCGTTTAGTTACTAACATATTCGATATGCCAGCTGAAGACATAGTATCTCTCTATAAAAAGCGTTGGGATATTGAGTTATTCTTTAAATGGATAAAACAACATCTGACCATTAAAAAATGGGTCGGAAGAACCCTTAACGCAATAACCATACAAATATATAGTGCCCTTATTATCTATATTTTATTACTTTTAATAAAATATAGATTTAAAAGTAATTTAAGCACTTTTGATGTACTCCGAAAGTTTCAGACTAATATATTAGAAAGATATGCTCTAAGGAATATTTTGTTACTGTGACTAATTATTAAAGTTAAAATTTTCTTGAAAAACCAAGGGGTATCTTTACAATATTTTATATACATAATATCACTTAAAAACATCTATATTACAATTTATAAAACTCCAACCAAATAAAATGTTATTGATTGGAGTTTCAAATATTATACTATAAATATTTTGTCTTTATGCAACATCAAAATTGGTGGAGGCGGCTATTTTTATCTAGAAAAATTTGAGAAGTATTGAATTTAGTTAATGTATAGAGGGTAGTAAGTAATATGGAAAAATAACTATTCACTTATTTTGTTATGAATTGAAAATGGAGGAATTAATTATGTCAAAGATGTTATATAAAGATGTATATGTTGAAGATTTACCAATAATTAATGATAATCAATGGGGATTAGTATATCAAGGTGCTATCACCAAGAATGAATTTGGTAAAGTCAACATTCATCCAATAAGCTATGTATTAAATGGCTTGAAAATCGCTTCTAATGTTTATACACCAGCTGATTATGATCCATCTAAGAAGTACCCTGCAATTGTGGTTGCACATCCAAATGGTGGAGTCAAGGAACAAGTCGCTGGATTATATGGTCAGTGTTTAGCTGAAAATGGCTATGTCACTATTGTTTCCGATGCTTCTTATCAAGGTGCAAGTGAAGGGCAGCCGCGTAATGTTGATAAACCTAATTTTCGTGTGGAAGATATCCATGGTATGGCAGATATCATTTCAATCTATCCTGGTGTTGACTCAGAACGCATTGGAATATTTGGTATTTGTGGTGGAGGTGGCTACACTTTAAGAGCTACTCAAACCGACAAGCGCTTCAAAGTAGTTGTTACTTTAAGTGCGTTCAACAGTGGACTTGTTCGTCGCAATGGTTTCTTAGATTCTCAAGTAGATACTATCCAAGAACGTTTACAACAAGCTACAGCTGCTCGTGTACAAGAAGCTGTCGGTGGAGAGGTCTTATATTCAGCTGACCTATTAGATCTCACTGATGAACAGGCAAAAGCGTTACCATATGATCTTTATCGTGAGGGCTACGAATATTATGGTAAAACTCATAGACATCCAAACTCTACATTCAAATACACTTTAAGTAGTATTCTTGATTTATTTACGTTCGATGCTTCAGAGAGTATGGATCTTATTAACCAACCATTACTGATGATGGCTGGAAGCATTGCCGATACTTTCTATTTAACTGAAAAAGCATTTGCTGCAGCAACAGGTACGAACGATAAGGATTTGTTCTTCATCAAGGGAGCTACTCATATCCAAACATATTGGAAACCAGAATACGTTGCTCAAGCAGTAGAGAAAGCGGTAGATTTCTTCGATAAACGTTTCTAATCAATACAACAATAAATGGATTATTTAATATAAAAAAGAAAATTAATAAAGTTTAATTTAGATATAAATAAACAGCGTCACCAGAGAATATATTTTATCTAATGGTGATACTGTTTTTTTATTAGGCAAGTTTATGCATTTTCTTAGATTTTTCTCTAACATATCTAATATCATCTGGAATATCTTTTTCTTGCATTTCTCTTGGAACAGAGGTTGTACCAGCAGATTTTGCTGTTTTATAATACCAGCATTTGTATTTTAATACATCAAGGGTTTCTTGTAATTGAGATATTTGAGCTTCTACTTCTTTTTGTTGTTCTTGAAACATATTTAAACGCTGATCAATTGTTTCATCGCCTTGCATTACCCATTCAATAAAAGTCTTAATATCTCTAAGTGACATACCAGTCTTTTTTAAACAATCTATCATGAACAACCACTCAAAGTCTTCATCTTTAAACATTCGGATACCACTTTCGCTACGTTCAACAAATGGGAGTAAGCCTTCTTTGGCATAAAAACGAAGAGTATATGGGGAAATATTTATTTTTTTTGATATATCACTGATTGTATAATACATGAGTTTCCTCCTAAAAATAAAATAGAAAATTAAAATAAACTCTTGACTTAGAGTTGACTATCAAGTTTAAGATGATTATATCACATAGAAAAATATGTGTAAATTTTCAAAGTAAAATTTAGGAGGAAAAACTATGAGTTTTAATATGTATGTACCCACAAAAATTTTATTTGGAGCTGGAATGCTTAATCAGCTTCATGAACAACAATTACCAGGAAAAAAAGCAATGATTGTGATTTCTAATGGAAAATCTACAAGAGTAAATGGTTACTTAAGCCGTACAGAAGATGAGCTTAAGAAGGCTGGTGTAGTATCAGTTGTATTTGATAAGGTTGAGCCTAATCCAGTAAAGGACACAGTAATGGAAGGTGCTGCTTTTGCAAAAGAAAATGGTTGTGACTTTGTAGTGGCTCTAGGAGGCGGAAGCTGCATTGACTCTGCTAAAGCTATGGCAGTTATGGCAACAAATGAAGGAGATTTATGGGATTATATTGGAAGTGGAACAGGCAAAGGTCAACCTGTAACCAATAAGCCATTACCTATAGTAGCTATAAGCACAACTGCAGGAACAGGATCTGAAGCAGATGCAGGATGTGTAATAACAAAGCCTGAAACAAATGAAAAATTAGGATTAAAAACACCGCTTATTTTTCCGGTATTATGTATAGAAGATCCAGAGCTTATGATAAGTGTTCCAAAGAACTTTACTGCATATCAAGGATTTGATGCATTAAGTCATAGTTTAGAAGGTTATGTATCTAAATTTGCAAATCTTATGAGTGATATGTATGCAATTACTGCAATAGAAAATGCTGGCCGTTATCTTGCCCGTGCTGTTAAAGATGGTAATGATATAGAAGCTAGAGAACGTGTAGCGTTTGCAAATATTTTATCTGGAACTGTTATGTGTGTTGGAACAACTTCCAGCCAGCATTCACTTGAACATGCATTATCTGCGTATCATCCAAATCTTCCACATGGAGCAGGGCTTATAATGCTATGCCGTGCTTATTTTACCAATATCATCGAAAAGCATGTCTGTGATGAACGTTTCATACACATGGCAAAGGCAATGGGTATGGAAGATGCAAGTGATCCAATGGACTTTATTAAAGTACTAAATAAACTGTTAGAGGACTGTGGTGTGGCAGAGTTAAAGATGAGCGATTATGGAATTTCTCCAGATGAATTCCATAAGATGGCAGATAATGCAATGGGGCCAATGGGTGGTTTGTTTGCTTGTGACCGTGTACAACTGACTCGTGAAGATTGTATTTCTATTTACCAAAAATCTTATAAATAAGAGGACTGTAGTGACTGAATTTTTAGTTATACAAAATATTATAAATGAAATATTATAATAAGTCTTAGAGATAAAGTTCATTATAATGATCATTTGTTGCTATTTATGTTTCTAGCTTATAATTTGATTAAACCACAAAAACTATAAAGTATCGTGATTAGTTTGACAGCTTTGCTTCAAATTCTAAAAAATATAATTTAAAACAGTTAATTATTACAGCAACTATACATGCAATTATATTGAGAAAACACTCTATGCCACTTTCAAGAAACTGTTTTAACAGTTTCTTGAAGTTATAGGCTGCGATTTTAAATCCAACCCATAATTTTGAGCGCAATAATCCCCGGATAGGCATGGTATCAATTTTATATCTTCTCCTCAAAACAGAAGGAATACCTTCTATACCAGCCCTTTTATTTGCAAGCTTTATATACTCACTCTCGTGCATTTTTTCTCTTTGAGTAGCTGTATTATAAGCTTTTTCGCTAACTCTTATGGTATTAAATTTCTTTGATATTTTCTTTGGACATTGTGAATTTAAAGGACATTTTTCACATGTACTGGAGTCAAATTTGGCTGTATAAGATTTTGAACTATAATAAGACTCTACAGGTTCGACTCCGTTAGGACAACAACTTATTACATTTTTTTCGTCATCTACAATGAATTTTGAATAACTCAGTTTATCAGTAGATACTTTTCTGCCAACTAGTTGACTTGGAATCATTTCAATTCCTTGTTTTAAAGCATTTTTGGCTTTTTCTTGTTCATAGTAAGCACCATCAACTAGTAGTTTACAGTTTGAATTTTTATTTTGTGAAGCTAAATTAGCAATAACATCATCAGCAAATTTTGAATCGCTG
The DNA window shown above is from Clostridium beijerinckii and carries:
- a CDS encoding alcohol dehydrogenase; its protein translation is MSFNMYVPTKILFGAGMLNQLHEQQLPGKKAMIVISNGKSTRVNGYLSRTEDELKKAGVVSVVFDKVEPNPVKDTVMEGAAFAKENGCDFVVALGGGSCIDSAKAMAVMATNEGDLWDYIGSGTGKGQPVTNKPLPIVAISTTAGTGSEADAGCVITKPETNEKLGLKTPLIFPVLCIEDPELMISVPKNFTAYQGFDALSHSLEGYVSKFANLMSDMYAITAIENAGRYLARAVKDGNDIEARERVAFANILSGTVMCVGTTSSQHSLEHALSAYHPNLPHGAGLIMLCRAYFTNIIEKHVCDERFIHMAKAMGMEDASDPMDFIKVLNKLLEDCGVAELKMSDYGISPDEFHKMADNAMGPMGGLFACDRVQLTREDCISIYQKSYK
- a CDS encoding alpha/beta hydrolase codes for the protein MSKMLYKDVYVEDLPIINDNQWGLVYQGAITKNEFGKVNIHPISYVLNGLKIASNVYTPADYDPSKKYPAIVVAHPNGGVKEQVAGLYGQCLAENGYVTIVSDASYQGASEGQPRNVDKPNFRVEDIHGMADIISIYPGVDSERIGIFGICGGGGYTLRATQTDKRFKVVVTLSAFNSGLVRRNGFLDSQVDTIQERLQQATAARVQEAVGGEVLYSADLLDLTDEQAKALPYDLYREGYEYYGKTHRHPNSTFKYTLSSILDLFTFDASESMDLINQPLLMMAGSIADTFYLTEKAFAAATGTNDKDLFFIKGATHIQTYWKPEYVAQAVEKAVDFFDKRF
- a CDS encoding cupin domain-containing protein, which gives rise to MKDLSEGVIFPKGQKNTDTEHFAGEEWVEMLVPNDENFNCPTFNVTFKPGGRNSWHKHPGGQILLVTGGEGYYQEEGKPVQVLHAGDVVKIPPNVKHWHGATPNSWFTHIAMLPNIEKGGVEWLEPVTDEEYNNLT
- a CDS encoding MerR family transcriptional regulator, which codes for MYYTISDISKKINISPYTLRFYAKEGLLPFVERSESGIRMFKDEDFEWLFMIDCLKKTGMSLRDIKTFIEWVMQGDETIDQRLNMFQEQQKEVEAQISQLQETLDVLKYKCWYYKTAKSAGTTSVPREMQEKDIPDDIRYVREKSKKMHKLA
- a CDS encoding IS4 family transposase translates to MDKLANRSVFRKLIKLIDGNIGRKLRKANNEYKYSKCYTGRDHILTMLFLQISGCDGLRDINAKYKNSSKISKDFNMPSYSQISRLNKSKSSDLFRNVFEELLVKADKEMNSSVKIKNFKDIKIIDSSVVSIGKGLAPELYYEDEKSAIRISTLLSFGTKLPDKISIRPAKVGERSCIDGYVNSDKNIYLFDKGYFKYSWYDEMSHYNYKFITRQQSNSVTEEYLSIYTGVDNLYDYIVTMGSDYSKNKTKYKYREILYFTKDSDEEFRLVTNIFDMPAEDIVSLYKKRWDIELFFKWIKQHLTIKKWVGRTLNAITIQIYSALIIYILLLLIKYRFKSNLSTFDVLRKFQTNILERYALRNILLL
- a CDS encoding aldo/keto reductase; translated protein: MKKRKLGSSGIEISAIGLGCMGMDHAYGKPADRAEMIQLIRKAVELGCNFFDTAVVYGESNEELLGEALAPVREKVIIATKFGITGQEIVDEKPQNILDSRPESIREQVKGSLKRLKVDCIDLYYQHRVDPRVEPEVVAGVMKELMSEGKIKTWGLSNAPIDYMKRAHGVCPLSAIENQYSMVWREPEKELFDLCEELGISFVAYSPLGNGFLSGKYTKNTKYQEGDFRSFMGRFKPEVMEHNQALLDLIAEVAESKNATSAQIVLAWELAQKPYIIPIPGTTKMHRLEENLGADNITLTEKELASINEALSKVDIDETHF
- a CDS encoding 4-carboxymuconolactone decarboxylase, with amino-acid sequence MKKIIVMILSISLLVSVSGFSGKATAAEVNKNSQAQATNNQSLSIKQQSIVPIAAFTANGDLEKLKIALNEGLDSGLTVNEIKEILVQMYAYAGFPRSLNGISTFRSVMEEREQKGIKDEVGKEASPLPANKSSVELGTEIQTSLTGMPASGGNTFVPVIDDFFKGHLFGDIFGRDILDFQSREIATISALSSIEGVNPQLQGHFNVGFNVGLTEAQMRSIISVLEAKVGKKQADNASGVLNNVLISRAANATNK